A stretch of Neisseria subflava DNA encodes these proteins:
- a CDS encoding IS1595 family transposase — protein MQITNCKLSKRVQKKLLEFFVLQVTARSAADILGIQPNSAILFYRKIRMVISHYLALVADEVFEGPVELDESYFGGRSKGRRGRGAAGKVVVFGILKRNGRVYTVVVDNAKSETLLPVIKKKIMPDSIVYTDSLSSYDKLDVSGFIHYRINHSKEFADRQNHINGIENFWNQAKRVLRKYNGIDRKSFPLFLKECEFRFNFGTPSQQLKILRDWCGI, from the coding sequence ATGCAGATAACCAATTGTAAATTAAGCAAGAGAGTTCAAAAGAAACTACTTGAATTTTTTGTACTCCAAGTTACCGCCCGTTCCGCTGCCGATATTTTGGGCATTCAGCCCAACTCCGCTATTCTGTTCTATCGCAAAATTCGTATGGTTATCAGCCATTATCTGGCCTTGGTTGCCGATGAGGTTTTTGAGGGCCCTGTCGAGTTGGACGAAAGCTATTTCGGCGGACGGAGTAAAGGCAGACGTGGTCGCGGTGCGGCAGGAAAAGTGGTTGTCTTCGGCATTCTGAAACGCAATGGACGGGTCTATACCGTTGTGGTGGATAATGCCAAGTCTGAAACGTTACTCCCTGTCATTAAAAAGAAAATTATGCCGGATAGCATTGTTTACACGGATAGCCTGAGCAGCTACGACAAGTTGGACGTAAGCGGTTTTATTCATTACCGCATCAACCATTCCAAGGAATTTGCAGACCGCCAGAACCACATCAACGGCATTGAGAACTTTTGGAATCAGGCAAAACGCGTCTTACGCAAATACAACGGAATCGATCGCAAATCGTTCCCGCTGTTCTTGAAAGAATGCGAATTTCGATTTAACTTCGGCACACCGTCTCAACAGCTTAAAATCCTGCGGGATTGGTGTGGAATTTAG
- a CDS encoding rhodanese-like domain-containing protein: MSTVGQFLRITPSEAMAKIREGALAVDIRSQAEYRGGHIVGALSLPPEQQRDKLPDDTAPCLIFYCLSGKRTTRAETILSVLGQGRECYILEGGLQAWKAAGLPIVTDHAAPDIMRQVQTIAGSLILLGMLAGWLVSPWFYLIDVMVGAGLLTAGLTGFCGMARLLAKMPWNH; the protein is encoded by the coding sequence ATGAGTACGGTCGGACAATTCCTGCGAATTACGCCTTCCGAAGCAATGGCAAAAATCCGTGAGGGCGCGCTGGCAGTCGACATCCGAAGCCAAGCCGAATATCGGGGCGGGCATATTGTCGGTGCATTATCCCTTCCGCCTGAACAGCAGCGAGACAAACTGCCCGATGATACAGCCCCATGCCTGATTTTTTATTGTCTGAGCGGTAAACGTACAACACGGGCAGAAACAATATTGTCAGTGCTTGGCCAAGGTCGAGAATGCTATATTCTGGAAGGCGGCTTACAGGCATGGAAGGCTGCAGGGCTTCCTATTGTTACCGACCATGCCGCACCGGATATCATGCGGCAGGTGCAAACCATTGCGGGCAGTTTGATTCTGTTGGGCATGCTGGCAGGTTGGCTGGTATCGCCTTGGTTTTATCTGATAGACGTGATGGTCGGCGCAGGCCTGTTAACTGCCGGACTAACCGGATTCTGCGGCATGGCACGCCTGCTGGCCAAAATGCCATGGAACCATTAA
- a CDS encoding ArsR/SmtB family transcription factor: MTIADNQPPYEEATAFLKLLANPNRLAVLCKLHERPHNVTELAESSGLPQAAMSSQLALLREAGLVAFEVNHRERQYYIADPRVTEMIQLLYSFFCAEKS, from the coding sequence ATGACCATTGCCGACAATCAACCGCCCTACGAAGAAGCCACCGCTTTTCTCAAACTTCTGGCCAATCCCAACCGTCTCGCCGTATTGTGCAAACTACATGAAAGGCCGCACAATGTAACCGAGTTGGCTGAATCATCCGGACTGCCGCAAGCGGCAATGTCCAGCCAATTAGCGCTACTGCGTGAAGCCGGTTTGGTAGCGTTTGAAGTGAACCATCGGGAACGGCAATATTACATTGCCGACCCGAGGGTAACCGAGATGATACAGTTGCTGTATTCCTTTTTCTGCGCAGAAAAATCTTGA
- a CDS encoding YgaP family membrane protein has product MKRNLGTLDRVIRIVIGVALIAAAATGHIGWWGWLGIIPLGTALIGNCALYSLLGINTCRINKK; this is encoded by the coding sequence ATGAAACGAAACTTGGGTACTTTGGATCGCGTAATCCGTATTGTGATTGGCGTAGCGCTGATTGCTGCAGCCGCTACCGGACACATTGGCTGGTGGGGTTGGCTGGGCATCATCCCCTTGGGTACAGCACTGATTGGCAACTGCGCACTGTACAGCTTATTGGGTATCAACACCTGCCGCATCAACAAAAAATAA